In one Gossypium hirsutum isolate 1008001.06 chromosome D09, Gossypium_hirsutum_v2.1, whole genome shotgun sequence genomic region, the following are encoded:
- the LOC107926462 gene encoding chromatin structure-remodeling complex protein SYD isoform X2 — translation MASSSHHVELEAAKFLHKLIQDSKDEPVKLATKLHVILQHMKASGKEHSMPFQVISRAMETVINQHGLDLEALKSSRLPPTAGPQTLDATSGQYSGSSQGVAVPKDSKAGLAQIEMPKFDPFSSGRQPVGPSIAGHDYYQGAGTHRSSQSLDHESPSSLDTRSANSQSQEKQMSQNDNKKAASKRKRGDPMEPKFDTSQQLDSSNAPIDPRKGKMNKAEPSGSSNYNMVQSSVQMEHFPSLPGNIRSVLRGRLDGQNVTENLVDSTSNLMSHAPSSKYSEEVEDSSTQNAPGLQQEGLLGAHENFPSGGGVWNQNKAGLAFDRSQLHRFSPNVVSGNMTAEISSHQSMHASFVPGAFGKVQGLLPATSISYPAGELPSSGTGQFSGSECQKHGLSKGSVASPDGLSTTLSAGKVLEHDGGSSNMLAEANKAAQVGRQNMASEMTMVRATTPRDMGKSPVSQSSTSSGMPFKEQQLKQLRAQCLVFLAFRNGLMPKKLHLEIALGNIFPKEDGPHKELNEYGGKSQTSNEPGSISEVAMPFGRMNNTPPGFTSTGRFPEADSLSKEAETLKVEESNGPTFDLSAIVDERKQILARRNAEPEIQSYETVGPQAYLTRQPDSATVNPEMMGWSGIGSHNEVSRASLPAAAVQHDLVLQRKDSDSQFQSPEQDEEDKSVSTEPLPSPKHTMSEKWIMDQRRRKLLAEQQWVLKQHKTKQRMISCFTKLKETVSSSEDISAKTKSVIELKKLQLLELQRRLRSGFLNDFFKPITNDMERLKSYKKHRHGRRIKQLEKYEQRMKEERQKRIRERQKEFFSEIEVHKERLDDVFKIRRERWKGFNKYVKEFHKRKERIHREKIDRIQREKINLLKINDVEGYLRMVQDAKSDRVKQLLKETEKYLQKLGSKLQDAKAMGSRFGNDMTEMRTASVFENDTAVENEDEAKHYVESNEKYYLMAHSIKENINDQPTFLKGGKLREYQMNGLRWLVSLYNNHLNGILADEMGLGKTVQVISLICYLMETKNDRGPFLVVVPSSVLPGWETEINFWAPDLRKIVYSGPPEERRKLFKERIVHQKFNVLLTTYEYLMNKHDRPKLSKIHWHYIIIDEGHRIKNASCKLNADLKHYQSSHRLLLTGTPLQNNLEELWALLNFLLPNIFNSSEDFSQWFNKPFESNGDNSADEALLSEEENLLIINRLHQVLRPFVLRRLKHKVENELPEKIERLVRCEASAYQKLLMKRIEENLGAIGNSKARSVHNSVMELRNICNHPYLSHLHVEEVDSLIPQHYLPPIIRLCGKLEMLDRILPKLKATDHRVLFFSTMTRLLDVMEDYLTFKQYRYLRLDGHTAGNDRGALIDKFNQQDSPFFIFLLSIRAGGVGVNLQAADTVIIFDTDWNPQVDLQAQARAHRLGQKKDVLVLRFETVQTVEEQVRASAEHKLGVANQSITAGFFDNNTSAEDRREYLESLLRECKKEEVAPVLDDDALNDLLARSESEIDVFESVDTQRREEETAKWKKLVCGSEMDCSKPLPPLPPRLVTDDDLKEFYEAMKLYDSPKTELQPNNIGSKRKGSLGGLDTQQYGRGKRQREVRSYEEQWTEEQFEKMCQVDSPESPKPNEEAVERNMPKDASRGTLSNTQSPAPLPPLPQPPAVEPAHQPLQQNKDAAPPPKRGRGRPRRVPVEKSPTTPVFSTPSETSKVDVGLQKAAGSSSSVSTAPDPPNTSRVSPNLQPRIPSVSITPVESSPPGFSSPVQLKGQGQKAQSGGQAPRRRAKKQEPASIPAADGLASPGPESNEQSQIKLVNPPDNQAVAISGIVPSASNVPMTKCTNLLPISPGMDSTSVTNHPSDAGVSLNSQSLTTSGAPIAQSAPCPTIPVQVKGQGRKAQSGVGTPRRTGKKLAQISAAAQDVLVGQDSKLNTQAQDQSAAASPNKVIPIRSNQEYDAASPTKVIQEQAQGTNAPAVVTGHNQHSAEHDNLSQSKRSESSPEVPNANAVTLGPAVGQIQNADALDKVSVIAEVSPVIPVSSQTAVELVKNQIAAHKAYTTMSTVKTSSVGSAMTDNLPSSNPLEGGNKTIPSPGAKTALSSLPFPTNASVSSAPQSAASSPAESVQSKRPGPKNTNRTEAPRRRGRRPAIPDASSGQDLKVNSLPSNKSRENLVNKVTAGKNNQDSGPHELVTVTPVHAPEVLSPGASVGHDSKRKVTSAIPAYSRIQTADVNDVARVMKEIFSETSSKTKAGETCGSEGRNTPTAPAPLSNQTPDVSDENSLDGKSAVCTPAREQAAPACDVPKEESKKLSVTEADTKEPEKNATLVVEASVQGADSLKPECKTHTGSENVASSGQVPDENLITDCNKEVDITCPQNAGGNQDVSKGTPASGGDQTGSGVQPKSPSPTELLRTGESAKSDCVEVCDKEVRPSEASSSETAMQPLETAVPVSDISQDKSIEQSRSEADASKSEEKSVAATGPDNIPDSSQLSCDTTITESGKEAKGDGTDPIVEPSSNQLELSAASPTKVESDQLNQNSSENETAISSEDSGNDS, via the exons ATGGCGTCTTCTTCGCATCATGTTGAGTTGGAGGCCGCAAAGTTTCTGCACAaactcattcaagattctaaagATGAGCCAGTGAAGCTAGCAACTAAACTTCATGTG ATATTGCAACATATGAAAGCTAGTGGAAAGGAGCATTCAATGCCGTTTCAAGTAATATCAAG GGCAATGGAGACTGTTATCAATCAACATGGTCTTGATCTTGAAGCTTTGAAGTCATCACGGCTTCCTCCAACAGCGGGACCGCAAACATTAGATGCTACATCTGGACAATATTCTG GATCTTCCCAGGGTGTTGCAGTTCCAAAGGATTCTAAAGCAGGATTGGCCCAAATTGAGATGCCTAAATTTGATCCATTTTCATCCGGCAGGCAGCCTGTTGGTCCAAGCATTGCTGGACATGACTACTATCAAGGAGCTGGAACTCATAGGAGTAGTCAGTCTTTGGATCATGAAAGTCCATCTAGTTTGGACACTCGGTCTGCTAACTCACAATCCCAAGAAAAACAAATGAgtcaaaatgataataaaaaggCTGCATCTAAGCGAAAGAGGGGTGATCCAATGGAACCAAAATTTGACACTTCCCAGCAACTTGATTCTAGTAATGCTCCGATTGATCCAAGGAAAGGGAAGATGAATAAGGCTGAACCATCTGGCTCTAGTAACTACAACATGGTCCAAAGTAGTGTCCAAATGGAGCATTTTCCATCTTTACCTGGTAATATCAGATCAGTGCTTAGGGGAAGACTGGATGGTCAGAATGTTACAGAAAACCTAGTGGATTCAACTAGCAATTTGATGTCACATGCTCCTAGTTCAAAGTATTCTGAAGAAGTGGAAGATTCTTCCACTCAAAATGCACCTGGGCTGCAGCAAGAGGGACTACTTGGTGCACATGAAAACTTTCCCTCCGGGGGTGGTGTATGGAACCAAAACAAGGCTGGGTTAGCCTTTGATAGATCTCAACTTCACAGGTTTTCTCCAAATGTTGTTTCTGGCAACATGACAGCTGAAATTTCGTCTCATCAGTCAATGCATGCATCATTTGTACCAG gtgctttTGGGAAGGTTCAAGGACTGTTGCCTGCCACATCTATTTCATATCCTGCAGGTGAGCTACCGTCCTCAGGCACGGGCCAATTTAGTGGCTCTGAGTGTCAGAAGCATGGATTATCCAAAGGTTCTGTAGCAAGTCCTGATGGGTTGTCCACAACACTTTCTGCTGGAAAAGTCTTGGAACATGATGGAGGAAGTTCAAATATGTTGGCAGAAGCAAATAAGGCAGCTCAG GTTGGCAGGCAAAATATGGCTTCTGAGATGACCATGGTTAGAGCCACAACTCCAAGAGATATGGGAAAATCTCCTGTCTCCCAATCTTCCACTTCCTCTGGCATGCCCTTCAAGGAACAACAATTGAAACAGCTTAGAGCCCAGTGCCTTGTTTTTTTAGCTTTCAG AAATGGTTTGATGCCCAAAAAGCTGCATCTTGAAATTGCGCTTGGAAACATATTTCCCAAAGAAg ATGGCCCTCACAAAGAATTGAATGAATATGGAGGGAAATCACAAACTTCCAATGAGCCAGGTAGCATATCTGAAGTTGCAATGCCATTTGGAAGGATGAATAATACACCTCCAGGTTTCACATCTACTGGAAGATTCCCTGAGGCTGATTCATTGTCAAAAGAAGCTGAAACATTGAAAGTGGAGGAGAGTAATGGCCCAACTTTCGATCTTTCAGCAATTGTGGACGAAAGGAAACAAATTCTAGCTAGAAGGAATGCAGAGCCTGAAATTCAGAGCTATGAGACAGTGGGGCCACAGGCATATTTAACTAGACAGCCTGACTCTGCTACT GTGAACCCTGAAATGATGGGCTGGTCTGGAATTGGCAGTCATAATGAGGTTTCCAGGGCATCTTTGCCAGCCGCCGCTGTCCAGCATGATTTGGTGCTACAGAGAAAAGATTCTGATTCTCAGTTTCAAAGTCCTG AGCAAGACGAGGAAGATAAATCTGTATCAACTGAGCCTTTGCCTTCTCCAAAGCACACTATGTCAGAGAAATGGATTATGGATCAGCGAAGACGGAAGCTATTAGCTGAGCAGCAGTGGGTTCTAAAACAGCACAAAACCAAGCAGAGAATGATTAGTTGTTTCACCAAGTTAAAG GAAACTGTGAGCTCATCCGAAGATATATCTGCAAAAACCAAAAGTGTTATAGAATTGAAGAAACTCCAATTATTAGAGCTCCAACGCCGTCTGCGGAG TGGTTTCCTGAATGATTTTTTCAAACCAATTACAAATGATATGGAACGCCTCAAATCATACAAGAAACATAGACATGGTAGAAGGATAAAACAACTTGAAAAATATGAGCAGAGAATGAAAGAAGAGCGGCAAAAGAGAATTCGTGAGAGGCAGAAGGAGTTTTTCAGTGAGATAGAAGTTCACAA GGAAAGGCTGGATGACGTGTTCAAAATTAGGAGAGAACGCTGGAAAGGCTTCAATAAATATGTGAAGGAGTTCCATAAGAGAAAGGAGCGTATACATCGTGAGAAGATCGACAGAATCCAGCGTGAGAAGATTAACTTGCTCAAAATCAATGATGTGGAAGGTTATTTGCGAATGGTTCAG GATGCTAAATCAGATCGTGTTAAGCAATTATTGAAAGAAACTGAGAAATATCTTCAGAAACTTGGATCCAAGTTACAGGATGCCAAGGCTATGGGAAGTCGCTTTGGGAATGATATGACTGAGATGCGAACTGCAAGTGTTTTTGAGAATGATACTGCTGTTGAGAATGAAGATGAGGCTAAG CATTATGTGGAAAGCAATGAAAAGTACTACCTGATGGCTCATAG CATAAAAGAAAACATCAATGACCAACCAACTTTTCTTAAGGGTGGAAAATTAAGAGA GTACCAGATGAATGGTCTTAGATGGCTGGTTTCACTATACAATAATCATCTTAATGGAATTCTTGCAGATGAAATGGGTCTTGGGAAGACTGTTCAG GTTATTTCTCTTATTTGTTACCTAATGGAAACCAAAAACGATAGAGGACCATTTTTAGTGGTTGTTCCATCCTCAGTTCTGCCTGGATGGGAGACAGAAATAAATTTCTGGGCACCTGATCTACGCAAAATTGTTTACTCTGGGCCCCCAGAGGAGAGGCGTAAATTATTCAA GGAGAGGATTGTACATCAGAAATTTAACGTTCTCCTGACAACATATGAGTATCTAATGAACAAGCATGATAGACCAAAGCTAAGCAAAATTCACTGGCACTATATTATAATTGATGAAGGTCATCGGATAAAAAATGCTTCTTGCAAGTTGAATGCAGACTTAAAGCACTATCAGAGCTCTCACAGATTGCTGTTGACTGGAACACCATTACAG AACAATCTTGAGGAGTTGTGGGCACTACTCAATTTCTTATTGCCTAATATATTTAATTCATCAGAAGATTTTTCTCAGTGGTTCAATAAACCATTTGAGAGCAATGGGGATAATTCTGCTGATGAA GCCTTACTCTCTGAGGAAGAAAATTTGTTGATCATAAATCGTCTTCACCAAGTTCTCCGACCTTTTGTGCTTCGGAGGCTGAAGCATAAG GTTGAAAATGAGCTTCCTGAGAAGATTGAGAGACTTGTCAGATGTGAAGCTTCTGCTTATCAAAAGCTTTTGATGAAGAGGATTGAAGAAAATCTTGGTGCAATTGGAAATTCAAAG GCTCGATCAGTGCACAACTCTGTTATGGAGCTCCGTAATATATGCAATCATCCATACCTCAGCCACCTTCACGTGGAGGAG GTTGATAGTTTGATACCACAACATTATTTGCCCCCAATCATTAGGCTTTGTGGCAAGCTTGAGATGCTGGATCGAATACTCCCCAAGTTGAAGGCAACTGACCATCGG gttcttttcttttccacaatGACTAGGCTACTTGATGTGATGGAAGACTACCTCACCTTTAAACAGTATCGCTATCTTCGGTTGGATGGCCATACAGCTGGGAATGATCGTGGTGCGCTTATTGATAAGTTTAATCAACAAGATTCcccctttttcatatttttgctcaG TATTCGAGCTGGTGGTGTTGGAGTCAATCTTCAAGCTGCTGATACTGTGATCATATTTGACACTGACTGGAACCCACAG GTTGACCTGCAAGCACAAGCAAGAGCTCATAGGCTTGGCCAGAAGAAGGATGTACTTGTTTTACGTTTTGAAACA GTTCAAACTGTTGAAGAACAAGTCAGAGCTTCTGCTGAACACAAATTGGGAGTTGCTAATCAGAGTATCACTGCCGGTTTCTTCGATAATAATACAAG TGCTGAAGATCGTAGGGAGTATTTAGAGTCCCTCCTGCGGGAGTGTAAGAAAGAGGAAGTTGCTCCAGTGTTGGATGATGATGCTCTAAATGATCTTTTGGCTCGCAG TGAGTCTGAGATTGATGTGTTTGAATCGGTTGATACACAAAGGCGGGAAGAAGAGACG GCAAAGTGGAAAAAGTTGGTATGTGGATCAGAGATGGATTGCTCTAAGCCTCTACCACCATTACCACCTCGCCTTGTTACAGATGATGACTTGAAAGAATTTTATGaagcaatgaaattgtatgaTTCACCAAAGACTGAGTTACAGCCTAATAATATTGGGTCAAAACGGAAAGGATCTCTTGGTGGTCTTGATACGCAGCAATATGGGAGGGGCAAAAGACAAAGAGAG GTGCGCTCATATGAAGAGCAATGGACAGAGGAGCAGTTTGAAAAAATGTGTCAAGTTGACTCACCTGAATCccccaaaccgaatgaagaagcTGTTGAGAGGAACATGCCAAAAGATGCTTCAAGGGGGACTCTCAGTAACACACAATCTCCAGCTCCACTTCCTCCACTACCACAACCACCTGCGGTGGAGCCTGCACATCAGCCACTGCAGCAGAACAAAGATGCAGCACCACCACCTAAACGGGGACGTGGAAGGCCAAGAAGAGTACCAGTAGAGAAATCTCCCACTACGCCAGTGTTTTCAACACCTTCTGAGACCAGTAAAGTGGATGTTGGGTTACAAAAAGCAGCAGGCTCTAGCTCATCAGTATCTACTGCTCCTGATCCTCCTAATACTTCAAGAGTTTCTCCGAACTTGCAGCCAAGAATACCTTCTGTTTCTATTACACCTGTTGAATCTAGCCCACCTGGGTTCTCTTCACCAGTGCAATTAAAAGGACAAGGTCAAAAGGCTCAAAGTGGTGGACAAGCACCTCGTCGAAGGGCAAAGAAACAAGAGCCTGCGTCCATCCCTGCTGCTGATGGTTTAGCTAGTCCAGGTCCAGAATCAAATGAGCAATCtcaaattaaattagttaatccACCTGATAATCAAGCTGTTGCTATAAGTGGAATTGTTCCCAGTGCCTCCAATGTTCCCATGACCAAGTGCACCAATCTTTTACCCATTTCTCCTGGTATGGATAGTACTAGTGTAACCAATCATCCTTCTGATGCAGGGGTTAGTTTGAACTCTCAGTCACTTACTACTTCTGGTGCCCCAATTGCTCAATCAGCTCCATGCCCTACAATACCTGTCCAAGTTAAAGGCCAAGGCCGTAAGGCTCAGAGTGGGGTAGGGACACCTCGGCGTACAGGAAAGAAACTGGCACAAATATCAGCTGCCGCTCAGGATGTTTTGGTTGGTCAGGATTCAAAATTGAATACTCAAGCACAGGATCAATCTGCAGCTGCATCACCAAATAAAGTCATTCCAATCAGAAGCAATCAAGAATATGATGCTGCTTCCCCAACAAAGGTTATTCAAGAGCAAGCACAGggaactaatgcacctgctgtagTAACTGGTCATAATCAACATTCTGCTGAACATGACAATTTATCTCAAAGCAAGCGATCAGAAAGCTCACCTGAAGTACCTAATGCTAATGCCGTAACTCTTG GGCCTGCTGTGGGACAAATTCAAAATGCTGATGCTCTTGACAAGGTTTCTGTGATTGCAGAAGTTTCACCTGTTATCCCTGTATCAAGTCAGACCGCAGTTGAATTGGTAAAGAACCAGATTGCAGCACATAAAGCTTATACAACAATGTCAACTGTGAAAACATCTTCAGTTGGTAGTGCTATGACAGATAATTTGCCTTCATCAAATCCTCTAGAAGGTGGCAATAAAACCATTCCTAGTCCTGGTGCAAAGACTGCTTTGAGCTCTCTGCCTTTTCCAACTAATGCTTCTGTTTCTTCAGCACCACAGTCTGCCGCTTCTAGTCCTGCTGAATCTGTTCAAAGCAAAAGGCCAGGTCCCAAGAACACGAACAGGACAGAAGCACCTAGGCGTAGAGGAAGGAGACCTGCTATTCCTGATGCTTCATCTGGCCAAGACTTGAAAGTAAATTCGTTGCCCTCGAATAAATCAAGGGAAAATTTGGTCAATAAAGTTACTGCAGGGAAGAACAATCAAGATTCGGGTCCTCATGAACTGGTAACTGTCACTCCCGTACATGCACCTGAAGTTCTTTCTCCGGGTGCTTCTGTTGGTCATGATTCAAAGAGAAAAGTGACTAGTGCAATTCCAGCATATAGTCGAATACAGACTGCTGATGTTAATGATGTTGCCCGAGTGATGAAGGAAATTTTCTCTGAAACCTCATCAAAAACCAAAGCTGGTGAAACTTGTGGGAGCGAGGGCAGGAATACTCCTACTGCACCCGCACCCTTATCGAACCAGACACCGGATGTGTCTGATGAAAATAGTTTAGATGGTAAATCAGCTGTCTGCACACCAGCTCGTGAACAAGCTGCTCCAGCTTGTGATGTTCCCAAAGAAGAAAGTAAAAAGCTATCTGTTACTGAAGCTGATACTAAAGAACCGGAAAAAAATGCAACTCTTGTGGTCGAGGCCTCTGTTCAGGGGGCTGATTCTTTGAAACCTGAATGCAAGACCCATACTGGCTCGGAGAATGTTGCAAGTTCAGGACAGGTTCCAGATGAAAATTTAATTACAGATTGTAATAAGGAGGTTGATATTACATGCCCTCAGAATGCCGGTGGCAATCAAGATGTGTCTAAAGGAACTCCTGCTTCTGGTGGTGATCAAACAGGTTCTGGAGTTCAACCCAAGTCTCCCAGTCCAACGGAACTGCTTCGAACCGGTGAAAGTGCTAAGAGTGATTGTGTTGAAGTTTGTGATAAAGAAGTTAGGCCCTCAGAAGCATCATCATCCGAGACAGCTATGCAACCTTTGGAAACAGCAGTTCCTGTTTCTGATATCTCACAAGACAAGAGTATTGAACAGTCCCGGTCAGAAGCAGATGCAAGCAAGTCGGAGGAGAAATCAGTGGCTGCTACTGGCCCTGATAACATTCCAGATTCCAGCCAGCTTTCTTGCGATACCACAATCACTGAGAGTGGCAAGGAGGCTAAGGGAGATGGCACTGACCCTATTGTTGAGCCCTCTAGCAATCAATTAGAATTATCTGCGGCATCTCCTACTAAGGTAGAATCTGATCAGTTGAATCAGAATAGTTCTGAAAATGAAACAGCGATCTCTTCAGAAGACTCTGGAAACGACTCGTGA